One window of the Natronomonas marina genome contains the following:
- a CDS encoding TetR/AcrR family transcriptional regulator, with amino-acid sequence MKGFTDEERDRIREELHRAGRELFTRFGLERTRIEDLTDEVGIGTSTFYQFFDSKEALYLSILVEERERVAAELAAELEAAPDVRAEVRLTIEHFLEELSSNPLYYRLLIEDEIRTLHGQLSEEIVAEHHREAMAAHDDHVDRWVSDPAFRVDDAERLQGLFRLLGFTIAAREELFEPAGAVDLYESSQDLLVDVVVDGLFVEE; translated from the coding sequence ATGAAGGGGTTCACCGACGAGGAGCGCGACCGGATTCGGGAGGAGCTTCACCGGGCGGGCCGGGAGCTTTTCACCCGGTTCGGACTCGAGCGGACCCGCATCGAGGACCTGACCGACGAGGTGGGTATCGGGACGAGCACGTTCTACCAGTTCTTCGACTCCAAGGAGGCGCTGTACCTGTCGATACTCGTCGAGGAGCGCGAGCGGGTCGCCGCGGAGCTGGCGGCGGAACTGGAGGCGGCACCCGACGTGCGGGCGGAGGTCCGACTCACGATAGAGCACTTCCTCGAAGAACTGTCGTCGAACCCGCTGTACTACCGGCTGCTCATCGAAGACGAGATACGGACCCTCCACGGCCAACTCTCCGAGGAGATCGTCGCCGAGCACCACCGCGAGGCGATGGCGGCCCACGACGACCACGTCGACCGGTGGGTGTCGGACCCCGCCTTCCGGGTCGACGACGCCGAGCGACTCCAGGGGCTGTTCCGCTTGCTCGGCTTCACCATCGCCGCCCGGGAGGAACTGTTCGAGCCGGCCGGTGCCGTCGACCTCTACGAGTCGAGCCAGGACCTGCTCGTCGACGTGGTCGTCGACGGCCTGTTCGTCGAGGAGTAA
- a CDS encoding DICT sensory domain-containing protein, whose amino-acid sequence MSLTELIAGVEDHEKTLTVFNADAERVEALRAQFRDRNLTVTGERTPSGKPDSFAVLAEDGRFVTAADVTEVLETTSAETEPEFDDRAYSPILDHLDETMFTSYAIGQMVAASREIEDRAWRVGKGALHSGFQRLSILEDQMDVYGRLAGKGDLDVHAYAYPDADVPAHDTDLTIHVERTDEIERSWFVAYDGAGIDVNKCALLAEERESRTFYGFWTYDPSTVDWIIDHLESTYGLVESQ is encoded by the coding sequence ATGTCCCTCACCGAACTCATCGCGGGGGTCGAGGACCACGAGAAGACGCTGACGGTGTTCAACGCCGACGCCGAACGCGTCGAGGCCCTCCGCGCGCAGTTCCGCGACCGGAACCTGACGGTCACCGGCGAGCGGACGCCCAGCGGCAAGCCGGACTCCTTCGCGGTGCTGGCCGAGGACGGCCGGTTCGTCACGGCGGCCGACGTCACGGAGGTGCTGGAAACCACAAGCGCCGAGACCGAACCCGAGTTCGACGACCGGGCCTACAGCCCCATCCTCGACCACCTCGACGAGACGATGTTCACCTCCTACGCCATCGGACAGATGGTCGCCGCCTCCCGCGAGATAGAGGACCGCGCCTGGCGGGTCGGAAAAGGCGCGCTGCACTCGGGTTTTCAGCGGCTCTCCATCCTCGAAGACCAGATGGACGTCTACGGCCGCCTCGCCGGGAAGGGCGACCTGGACGTCCACGCCTACGCCTACCCCGACGCCGACGTTCCCGCCCACGACACCGACCTCACCATCCACGTCGAGCGGACCGACGAGATAGAGCGTTCGTGGTTCGTCGCCTACGACGGCGCCGGCATCGACGTCAACAAGTGTGCGCTCCTGGCCGAGGAACGGGAGTCGCGGACCTTCTACGGTTTCTGGACCTACGACCCCTCGACGGTCGACTGGATAATCGACCACCTCGAGTCCACCTACGGGCTCGTCGAGTCCCAGTAG
- a CDS encoding 2-oxoacid:acceptor oxidoreductase subunit alpha — protein MSEELVWRIAGGSGDGIDSTSQNFTKALMRSGLHVFTHRHYPSRIRGGHTYVEIRASPEPVRSRGDGYNFLLALGDSFARNPQEEAYYGTEEIKPLTENLDDLREGGVIVYDEGLIDVEDVPDFEARVEENDWHVYPLDLRSLAREKGREVMRNTAGVGATGALLEYDLGHIEDLMADAMSGEVLETNLEILEAAYQQVDDLEFSHDLRMPEGSHDSEQVLLSGSNAIAYGALDEGCRFISGYPMTPWTEVFTLMAQHLPEVGGISEQVEDEIAAAALALGASHAGVKAMSGSSGGGFALMSEPLGLAEMTETPVVLVEAMRAGPSTGMPTKPEQADLEHVLYTSQGDSNRVVLAPGNVREAYEQTRTAFQLAYDYQLPAIVLYDQKLSGELRNVDESFFDREPNADLGATLSEDEIAEAAHHASGKFQRFKHDPGENGVSPRSLPGQKGGRFLATGNEHTPEGHISEDPDNRVAQLERRMRKLEAIREELDGREESHQTLHAPVEDADYGILTFGSQQGTVEEAVDRLAADGHSVKSLGVSEMMPLAEAEVTAFLESVEEALVVEMNGSAQFRGLIQKELGRFGPKMNSLLKYNGNPFEPAEVVEGFETIVDGDEPAPTTRFVPAAGD, from the coding sequence ATGTCCGAGGAACTCGTCTGGCGAATCGCGGGCGGCTCCGGCGACGGGATCGACTCGACCAGCCAGAACTTCACGAAAGCACTGATGCGGTCGGGGTTGCACGTCTTCACCCACCGTCACTATCCGTCGCGCATCCGCGGCGGCCACACCTACGTCGAGATACGCGCCTCGCCCGAACCGGTCCGCTCGCGGGGCGACGGCTACAACTTCCTCCTGGCGCTCGGGGACTCCTTCGCACGGAACCCCCAGGAGGAGGCCTACTACGGCACCGAGGAGATAAAGCCGCTGACCGAGAACCTCGACGACCTCCGGGAGGGCGGCGTCATCGTCTACGACGAGGGGCTCATCGACGTCGAGGACGTGCCCGACTTCGAGGCACGCGTCGAGGAAAACGACTGGCACGTCTACCCGCTGGACCTCCGTAGCCTGGCCCGCGAGAAGGGCCGGGAGGTGATGCGGAACACCGCCGGCGTCGGCGCGACCGGCGCGCTCCTGGAGTACGACCTGGGCCACATCGAGGACCTGATGGCCGACGCGATGTCCGGCGAGGTACTCGAGACGAACCTCGAAATCCTCGAGGCCGCCTACCAGCAGGTCGACGACCTGGAGTTCTCCCACGACCTCCGGATGCCCGAGGGGAGTCACGACAGCGAGCAGGTGCTGCTCTCGGGGTCCAACGCCATCGCCTACGGCGCCCTCGACGAGGGCTGTCGGTTCATCTCCGGCTACCCGATGACGCCGTGGACGGAGGTGTTCACGCTGATGGCCCAGCACCTCCCCGAGGTGGGCGGCATCTCCGAGCAGGTCGAAGACGAAATCGCGGCGGCGGCGCTGGCGCTGGGCGCCTCCCACGCCGGCGTCAAGGCCATGTCCGGGTCCAGCGGCGGCGGCTTCGCCCTGATGTCCGAACCGCTCGGACTGGCCGAGATGACCGAGACGCCCGTCGTCCTCGTCGAGGCGATGCGGGCCGGTCCATCGACGGGCATGCCGACCAAACCCGAACAGGCCGACCTCGAACACGTCCTCTACACCAGCCAGGGCGACTCCAACCGGGTCGTACTGGCGCCGGGCAACGTCAGAGAGGCCTACGAGCAGACCCGGACGGCCTTCCAGTTGGCCTACGACTACCAGTTGCCCGCCATCGTACTGTACGACCAGAAGCTCTCCGGGGAACTGCGCAACGTCGACGAGTCGTTCTTCGACCGTGAGCCGAACGCGGACCTGGGGGCGACGCTCTCCGAGGACGAGATCGCGGAGGCGGCCCACCACGCCTCCGGGAAGTTCCAGCGCTTCAAGCACGACCCCGGCGAGAACGGCGTCTCGCCCCGCTCGCTGCCCGGCCAGAAGGGCGGGCGGTTCCTGGCGACCGGCAACGAGCACACCCCCGAGGGCCACATCAGCGAGGACCCCGACAACCGCGTCGCCCAACTGGAGCGACGGATGCGGAAGCTCGAGGCCATCCGCGAGGAACTGGACGGCCGCGAGGAGAGCCACCAGACGCTGCACGCGCCCGTCGAGGACGCCGACTACGGGATTCTGACGTTCGGCAGCCAGCAGGGCACCGTCGAGGAGGCCGTCGACCGACTCGCGGCCGACGGCCACAGCGTCAAGTCGCTGGGCGTCTCCGAGATGATGCCGCTGGCCGAGGCCGAGGTGACCGCGTTCCTCGAGTCCGTCGAGGAGGCGCTGGTCGTCGAGATGAACGGCTCCGCGCAGTTCCGCGGGCTGATTCAGAAGGAACTCGGCCGGTTCGGCCCCAAAATGAACAGCCTCCTGAAGTACAACGGCAACCCCTTCGAGCCCGCGGAGGTGGTCGAGGGGTTCGAGACCATCGTCGACGGCGACGAACCGGCCCCGACGACCCGGTTCGTCCCCGCGGCAGGTGACTGA
- a CDS encoding thiamine pyrophosphate-dependent enzyme, with the protein MSAFNAIGEEREVERDEYTPGIEPQATWCPGCGDFGVLKALKGAMADLGKDPEEILLATGIGCSGKLSSYFESYGLHTIHGRALPIARAAKLANPDLEVVAAGGDGDGYGIGGNHFMHTARENHDMTYIVFNNEIFGLTKGQTSPTSPKGHKSKTQPHGSAKSPIRPLSLALTSGASYVARTAAVNPNQAQEILVEAIEHDGFAHIDFLTQCPTWNKDAKQYVPYIDVQQDDDYEFDVSDREEAARMMQKTEASLYEGEVLTGRFYHEADRPSYGEEKRQVGEMPDEPLAERYHDDDYEWERSYDLLDAHK; encoded by the coding sequence ATGAGTGCATTCAACGCTATCGGCGAGGAACGCGAGGTAGAGCGCGACGAGTACACTCCCGGCATCGAGCCGCAGGCGACGTGGTGTCCGGGCTGTGGCGACTTCGGCGTCCTGAAGGCGCTGAAGGGCGCCATGGCCGACCTGGGCAAGGACCCCGAGGAGATACTGCTGGCGACCGGCATCGGCTGTTCGGGCAAACTGAGCAGCTACTTCGAGAGCTACGGCCTCCACACCATCCACGGGCGGGCGCTGCCGATCGCTCGGGCCGCGAAGCTGGCCAACCCCGACCTCGAGGTGGTCGCCGCCGGCGGCGACGGCGACGGCTACGGCATCGGGGGCAACCACTTCATGCACACCGCCCGGGAGAACCACGACATGACCTACATCGTGTTCAACAACGAGATATTCGGGCTGACGAAGGGCCAGACGTCCCCGACCAGCCCGAAGGGTCACAAATCGAAGACCCAGCCCCACGGCTCGGCCAAATCGCCCATCCGGCCGCTGTCGCTGGCGCTCACCTCGGGCGCGAGTTACGTCGCCCGGACCGCCGCCGTCAACCCCAACCAGGCCCAGGAGATACTCGTCGAGGCCATCGAACACGACGGCTTCGCCCACATCGACTTCCTGACGCAGTGTCCCACCTGGAACAAGGACGCCAAGCAGTACGTCCCCTACATCGACGTCCAGCAGGACGACGACTACGAGTTCGACGTCTCCGACCGCGAGGAGGCGGCCCGCATGATGCAGAAGACCGAGGCGTCGCTGTACGAGGGCGAGGTGCTGACCGGCCGGTTCTACCACGAGGCCGACCGACCCTCCTACGGCGAGGAGAAACGACAGGTCGGCGAGATGCCCGACGAGCCGCTGGCCGAGCGCTACCACGACGACGACTACGAGTGGGAGCGAAGCTACGACCTGCTGGACGCCCACAAGTAA
- a CDS encoding cryptochrome/photolyase family protein — MRLHWHRRDLRLADNVGLADAPEDPAGVFVFDDAVLEHAGAPRVSFMLDALGSLREAYRERGSELFVRRGDPAEELLDLAATHDAEVVSWNRDYSGLARRRDERVSAALKEADRLPQKFHDAICHEPGSITTNAGEPYSVYTYFWKKWRDREKDDPREVPELAAADDDEPLPTCSELGFEEPSASVQPAGTAAARQRLDSFLESDVYAYDERRDYPADECTSRLSPHLKFGTVGIREVDERVRSVLDDAEGEARESVAEFRSQLAWREFYTHVLNFNPEVVTENYRSYENDIEWEDDEELLAAWERGETGYPIVDAGMRQLHEEAYMHNRVRMIVASFLTKDLLADWRHGYDHFREMLVDHDTANDNGGWQWAASTGTDAQPYFRIFNPMTQGERYDPEAEYIAEYVPELRGVDPETVHSWHELGTDERRSAAPDYPDPVVDHSERREAALAMFERARGEDSEAE; from the coding sequence ATGCGACTGCACTGGCACCGGCGGGACCTCCGACTCGCCGACAACGTCGGCCTCGCGGACGCCCCGGAGGACCCGGCGGGCGTCTTCGTCTTCGACGATGCGGTGCTCGAACACGCGGGCGCGCCCCGGGTGTCGTTCATGCTGGACGCTCTCGGGTCGCTTCGGGAGGCGTACCGCGAGCGGGGGTCGGAGCTGTTCGTCCGTCGCGGCGACCCCGCCGAGGAACTGCTGGACCTCGCGGCGACGCACGACGCCGAGGTAGTGTCGTGGAACCGCGACTACTCGGGGCTGGCACGGCGCCGCGACGAGCGGGTCTCGGCGGCGCTGAAGGAAGCCGATCGCCTGCCACAGAAGTTCCACGACGCCATCTGTCACGAACCGGGCTCCATCACGACCAACGCGGGCGAGCCCTACTCGGTGTACACCTACTTCTGGAAGAAGTGGCGCGACCGGGAGAAGGACGACCCCCGAGAGGTGCCCGAGTTGGCGGCGGCCGACGACGACGAGCCGCTCCCGACGTGCTCGGAACTCGGCTTCGAGGAGCCGTCGGCGTCGGTCCAGCCGGCGGGGACGGCGGCGGCCCGCCAGCGGCTCGACTCCTTTCTGGAGTCCGATGTTTACGCGTACGACGAGCGCCGCGATTACCCGGCCGACGAGTGCACCTCGCGGCTGTCCCCGCACCTGAAGTTCGGCACCGTCGGCATCCGGGAGGTCGACGAGCGGGTCCGGTCGGTGCTCGATGACGCCGAGGGCGAGGCCCGCGAGTCCGTCGCGGAGTTCCGCTCGCAACTGGCCTGGCGGGAGTTCTACACCCACGTCCTCAACTTCAACCCGGAGGTGGTGACGGAGAACTACAGGTCGTACGAGAACGACATCGAGTGGGAGGACGACGAGGAGTTGCTCGCCGCCTGGGAGCGCGGCGAGACGGGCTACCCCATCGTCGACGCGGGGATGCGCCAGCTCCACGAGGAGGCGTACATGCACAACAGGGTGCGGATGATCGTCGCCTCCTTCCTCACGAAGGACCTCCTCGCCGACTGGCGGCACGGCTACGACCACTTCCGGGAGATGCTGGTCGACCACGACACGGCCAACGACAACGGCGGCTGGCAGTGGGCGGCCTCGACGGGCACCGACGCCCAGCCGTACTTCCGTATCTTCAACCCGATGACCCAGGGCGAGCGTTACGACCCCGAGGCCGAGTACATCGCCGAGTACGTCCCGGAATTGCGTGGCGTCGACCCCGAAACCGTCCACTCGTGGCACGAACTCGGGACCGACGAACGGCGGAGCGCCGCGCCCGACTACCCCGACCCGGTCGTCGACCACAGCGAGCGCAGGGAGGCGGCGCTGGCGATGTTCGAGCGGGCGAGGGGGGAGGACAGCGAGGCCGAATGA